The following nucleotide sequence is from Candidatus Poribacteria bacterium.
GATATTAAACCGATCCGATCCGAAGCAGATTATGAAACTGCACTGAAGACCATTGATCAGCTTTGGGATGCAGCACAGGGTTCACCAGAAGCAGATCAACTTGATGTGCTTGTCACGTTAGTGGAGGCTTATGAAGATAAGCACTACCCAATTCCTCTGCCAGATCCCATTGAAGCAATTCTTCACTATATGGAGAGCCAAGGGCTATCCGAAATTGACCTCGAAACCTATCTCGGATCGCATGCCTGTGTGTCAGAAGTCTTGAATCGGAAGCGTGCTTTATCACTTGAGATGATTCAGAAATTGCATAAAGGACTCGGAATTCCGGCGGATATTTTGGTACAACCCTATGCAGCACAGATTGATGAAGTTGCCGACTAAAAAGAAGGAATAGCGCGTTAGTAAACAACAACCCTTTCAAACCTGACAGTGAAAGCGTCTTTCCTGTAAATAAGCGTTGCATTAATCGTCGGCAATGCCCGTGGTAATCTCGACTTGTCCTTTATCTCTCACGATCCTTTCAATGTAGAGTGTAAACGTATATGTCTGATGATTCTTATATTTTTCGAGGTTTGAAGGAAAGAAACCACCCGCTGCAACATCGTCTATAATCCAAAATGTCACATCCTTATTATTGGTGGCAAGCGTCATCGCACCTGAATAATTTTTTACCAATTCCGGGTCAATATCATCTTGAATCTTCAGCAGTTCGTTTAGCCTATCAAGTGAAACAGTCGCTTGAAGACGTACTGTTTTCCCAACATAATTCTGATCACCCGTCACAATCTGTTCAAGCGTCGTGTCGATAACTTCAATATCCGCTTTCGCGGTGTGTTCAGGGACATCAGACCGGATGGTGAAGAAACGATTTCCGCCTGTAGTTATGTTTTCGGAAATGTCTTTTATAAGAAGTGTGAAGGTGTAAGTCGTATGACCTCGAATATGTGCCAGATCGCTTTCCATGTAGTTTAAATAATAGTGATCGTGCACAGACTTAGCGTCTGAGTCCGTGATAAAAAAATGGACTTTATTGTGATGCGTAAACAGTTCTAACGTTGGAGGATCCCCATCAGCACTCGGATAAATTCTGCCAGCAGCGGTGATCGTAACCTTCTGTCCCTTGTATTTTGAGTTGACCCCGTGTGCTTCAACATTGTTGACAATGTCGGCAAGGGAGATCACTTCTGCCTGATGAAGTTTTGCAGCGCATCCGCTAAAGATAATGATAGCAAAGCACGTACATAAAGATGTAATAAATTTCAGTGGGGATTCTCTCAGAAGGTTATAGCGAGCGTTGCGTCTACTCAACATAGCCCAAATCCCGCAACTTGCCCTCTAAAATTTCTGTTTCCTCTGCCGTGGATTCTTGCACCTGCAGGTGCTGATAATTGGAGTTCACCAAAATATCATCATAAGCATCACGGAAACGATCCGGGTCCTCACAGGCGGTATCTTCGCTGCTCAGGACATGTCGGTACACAAACTCACCCGTCTGTTCATCTTCACGGTAGAGATACTCACCGTCCGTCAGTGACCAGAGCCGCACACCTTCCGAATATCTATTAATCTCCACATTGTCAACCGTCGTCCGAGAAGTCACGCGATGATGCGGCATCTCCAAGTTGTCCCGACTGAGAAACCCGATACCATAAAGGCTATCCAACTCCGACAACACCAACCGGTTTTCATCAAATTTTGATGGAGATAGCAGGTCCTGTCCATACCCGTGATAATCCACATCAATACCGGCAAGGTTCAGAACCGTTGGGAACAGATCTATCGCTGAAATCGGAGGTTTCGGAAATGCTAAGTCCGTCACACCGGGAATATGCGCCAATAGTGGCACGTGCAGGACGTTCTGGTTGAGCGTACTGCCATGATCAATAAGCTCATCACAGATACCTTCACCGTGGTCCCCGAAAATGAAGACTGCCCACTCTGGGAGCTGAAGTTGCTTCAGGATTTCGACCAATTTAAACTCAAGTATGTGCGTCGCTGCAGCGTAGTAAAACTGTAACGCCTCATCTGTTTTACCGCGACTCACAAGCGAACCGAGGCTTGGTGCGCCCGGAATCCCACTCATGCCATAACCACCGTGTGTGTACCAAAAATGCAGAAAACAGAACTGCGGTGTATCCGAGGGTTGCTTTAGGTGCTCTATCAGGTCTTCAAGCGAACCGAGATGTTGCGCTTTCGCATCCGGATCAACCGATGTGATGAACGGCTCAAAATCAAGGAAACGGAACACCTCCGGACGCTCGGAGCGCCCCGTGATATGATACCCCGCATCACTAAATAACTGAAACAGGTTTGGGATACCCTCAAACATCTTGAGATAGGTCTGACCGTAGACACCGTGTTCAAACGGGTAGAGTCCCGTGAAATAGGAGGTATGGGAGGGGCGGGTCGCAGGTGCCGCCACGAAAAACTTTTCAGCCAGCGAAAAATCCTGCGTCAGCAGATCGAACTTCGGCGTATTGAAAAGCGGATTCGTCCGGCTGAGCGCGTCATACCGCCAACAATCAATTGAGATAAGCAGAAATTTATTAACCACATTAATTCCCATTCTCTATAGTTATCGGTTATCAGTTAACAGTTTTCAGTTAAGAGAGTTATTGTGGCAGTTGAGGTTACTGTTCAAGCAACAGCAAACCTCTTTAACTGTTAACTGAAAGGTTTTTCGTAGAAAAACCGTACTGAAAACCGACAACTCCTTACTAATCTATTAACCGCGTATTATATTGTCTTTCGGTATGCTGATATCCACCGAACAGGTCGGGTTGAAACGGCGGCGGTGTGTAGATATAGACCACATCACTATAAGGATCGTAAAGGATAACCTCTTCACGGGCATCACCACAGACATCCGCAGGAAAGCAGTGATACCACCCCATTTTTCCACCCGTCGGAGGTGGAAGTTCAGGGAACGTTACCACTCTATTTCCGGCACCATCGTAAAGTGCAACCGGACTATAAATCAATTCGGGATCCCCGACCGCGTGCCAACGGATAACCTCCAGCCCCGTGTTGTTCGGGGTCTCATCAACGCGAAATCGACTTCTGATTTCCCCACGGTTGTCCACCACCATCAGATCCGGATGATGTCCATTATAACGAATAACCAAGGCATCTTCGGACGCATCGGAGAGTAATTTACCACACCGAATTTCCTGTCCATGCGGTACAACATCAAAACCGAGCGAGAGAATTGGATTCCCTTCTGCATCAACTACCTGTCCACCACCGGAGAGAATCGCCCGTTTGGCTCCATTCCACTCGGAAACTAAAACCGAATCCATGTTATCCCCGAAGAAGCGATTCCAAAGTGCTGTACCATCCGCTGCGAGTCCGAAATTACCGCCGTTGACCTCATCAAGTCCGTCACCATTAAAATCGCCGACTGCCGGAATATAGGCAGAATGCTTCGGATAACGGAACCATTCGTCGGTATATTGCCAAAGTAATTCCAACCTGTGGTTAAAGGCGAGCAGATTCACGCCTATCTTGACAACGAGATCCTGCGGTTGTGAATTTCCAGAGAAATTCGCAATCATCAACCGCTGATGGACATAGTTAGATATCTGGAGTTCACCGTCAGCGTACGCATTGCACTGACGCAATGCATTCGGTGCGGCTGTGTGTTTAAGAGCACCCGTCGCACCGTCTAAGATCATTATGCAAACGGTAGACAAATCCCACTTACTCGCCTCTGCTGCATCTTCATCTATCCAGAAGCAGATAACCTCTGCCTGTCCATCGGCATCAATGTCATAAATAGCAACGGGACCGGGACGGTCGGGTGAGAGGGTTGTTAGGTACGTATTTGTGGCATCTGCGTCTCTGATTTCAAGATGTTTGTCACCGAGGGACCAGAGCGGTTCACCTTCAAGCGTAAACGCGCCGAGGAAACACGGATGAATGCCTCCGAGCGATTTATATACCAGAAGATCGACAGTACCATCGCCCGTCAGATCGCCGATGCGGATATCGCCGCCCCACGCCTTTCCCGCTGTTTCATTCAGAAATGCATTGGGGATTGCCACCCGTTTATAAAGATGTGCTAATTGTGGAGTGTCCATTTTCAAACAAACGCTTTGAAAAGTCCTACATAAAGTGCGAGGACCTTCTCTGGATCAGGGCCCGTATAGGCACACTCGTTGGAGATGTAGCCTGAGAAACCGGTGCGATCCAACCATTGGAACATCTGTCGGTAGAGATCAAACGTCGCGGGTTCCTCTACCCTGTGCGTGTGTACCGCCGTAATGTGAGGGGCTACGCGCGAAAAGAGCGGTTCAATACTACCAGCATCACACCCGACAAATTGTGAATTGAAAACAAAACCGACGTTTGAAAGGTTTACACCTTCAATCACTTCCATCGCTGAGTCCGGATCTGTAAAAGAACCGTGCATCTCGATAGAGACCGTAATATTTTTCTCACCGGCATAGGTGCCGAGAGCTTTCAATCCATCGGTGACATACCCCACGACTGCTTCACGATTCTCTTCCGAATACCGGTCACCGAGCACACGAACATGATCGCAGCCCATAAATTCCGCCATGTCGATAACGCGTGTAACACGACGGACGGTCTCCTCGCGATCGGCAGCGTTTTCGGAGTGGAAAGTCTGACAACTCGTCAGCGAGGAGATAACAACCCCACTCGCGTCAACCTGCGCCTTCAAGCCGTCCCAAGTCTCTCTTGGGGTATCCCACTCAAATCCGTGTTTCTGTTTATAGTCCATTAATAACTCGACACCGTGATAGCCAGTAGCTTCAGCAGTGTCAAGTATCCGCCCTAATTCCCACTCTTGGCAGGTTTGATAGGTATTCAATGCCCATTTCATTTTTTTGATTTTCCTTGCGGTTCGTTGAGGTGGTTTGGAAATTTGAAACGCCTTTCCGTAAGCCCGCCCTCCACTTCGTTACGGGCTAAGTTTTCGTTAAAAGCAGATCACTTAACTGAAAGTTATTCTTCTGACCGCTGATTGCTGACCGCTATTCTTGTATTGGGATGGGAAACCAGAGTCCCCCAGTTTTCGTTGTTAGTGCCCTATGTGTCATATCATTAATGCCAATGACATCCACTGTGATGTTATTCTTATAGCACTGCTTCAAGACCTCCGATAGCGTGTAAGACCCTTTAGTAAACTCATCGGTAACAAGCACAAATCGACGGTTTACACCCTCACGGAAATCGACGCGGCGAATCGTTTTTATCATGGCGTTGTGTGCCCGCTCATCGCCCATACCAGCAACGACATGCGTCGTTAACAACCGTTTGAATTTCTCGCTATCTCGCGTCTGTGGATGGATGATCGTATCACGCTCAAGATACCTGAAAATAACGATGCCGAGTGTAAAGTCAATTCCTTTCTCTTCAAATACCGTTACCATTCGACGCAACTGCCTGCCGACTGCGCGGATATTATCTATCATACTCCCACTAATGTCAAGTAAAAAAACGAGGTCAACAGCAGTTTCGGATTCGCCATCGGCGATGCTCTCCGCGATGCCTTCGAGTGCCTCGCCCATCCGAGCGTCTCTGTCAATAGGTTGGGCATGACTTTTACGACCTTCGGTTTCGTTTGCCTCGGTTTGTCCTTGAGATGTTTTGGGCTTGGGTGCAATTGTAGGTGTCTTTGCATGTGCGGCTGCGATTGTTTTCCATGCTGGCGTTTCTGTCGTGTGTTCGCGTAGCGAAGTCTCTGCCATCGGTAGCCGGGCATCTGTTTTTAACACAGGGATTGAGGCATTAGATAGCGTCGGGGGTGCTGAATGCGTCAGCTTTGCAGTGTTTTGATTGGCAGCAGATGAACGCTTCGCATGCCCAGGCGTGGAACCCCGCGCTGGCATCGAACGTTTCTGAGTGCTACTGACATGAAAACGTCGAAATTCTGTCACCGCAATGGCTTCAGACACCAATGGTTCTGACGGAAGCATCGGGCGATACCACCGAATGTAACCGATACTCATAATTCCTATCGCGACGGCGTGTAAAACCAATGACATGAGTAACGCCCTGCGAATTTTCCGACGTTTTTGTTGTCGTTTATCCCAATAGGCATCAAATAGCATGTTCCTCTTCTCCACTATGAAGTTTCATGGTAAATTGAGACTGTTCCCTGATTTCCATCAATCTGCAGCATCTGTCCATCAGCGATACGTTGCGTTGCGTTCGGAACATTAGCAACCGCAGGGACACCGTACTCTCTCGCGACAACCGCGCCGTGTGACAAAATTCCACCGCGCTCCATCACCAAACCCACCGCATGCAGAAAAAGCGGTGTCCACGCAGGGTCAGTTGATGGACACACCAAAATGTAATCGCGGTCAGATGGATTCACGTCCGAGGGGGTCAAAAGCACACGTGCTTTTCCCATTGAGATGCCCGCGGAAACACCTACGCCAGTATACATTTCCGCTGGGTCAATTGACACCGGCGCGCCGATCTGTTCCAGGGCATCACTGAAAATGACATCCGGCATCTCAATCTGTAACATAAGTTTCCGCTCAGTTCTTCGGGTGGCGATAATATCACCGAAATCATCATTGTCAATTAGTCGTTCTAATTCCTCTGGCACTAAATAAAAAATACCGTCATTGAGTTCATAACGATTATCCAATTCAAGTAAGGCGCGCCGAACCTGTTCATAGCCGAGCATCAGGTAAAATTTCGCTGTTTCCCTTAAAGGCATATAACGCCTTGTGAAATCCAGTTCACTCTCAATCTGTTTCCGCAAATTCGCCTTATCTCCAAGGATCGCACCGAGTTCTGTCTCCGCAGCATCACGTTGTTCCGCTTGCCGCGCAAGATGTGAAGCACCTTCTTGTTGCGCGTCTGTGTCTGAAGCTTCTCGCTGAAAAGATGCGATTATCTGTTCAAGATAGGTCGTATCTTCACGCCACCTCGGTTGTGCAAGTTCAAACTCGTCAACAGCACGATGCCCATAGTCTTTGAGGAAATCGGTAAGTGCCAAGTCCTCATCTGCCACCTGCCATAACTTCTCGTTCGTTTCAACGGTAAGATTCCCAGAAACGCGGCTAATGAGCCTACTCACGAGTGTCTTTGCCGCTGTCTCATTTAGGTGCTTTTGGAGTGCTGCCTCCAACCGTTGGAGTGAAAACCCGGCGAGCAATGTAGCCGTAAGAGCCTTTGGCGCGAAATCGTCCAATGTTTTGGCGCGCCATGTCTGGAATTTCGTCACTAATTCCGCATCTGATAAGTCAGCGTATGTAAGTTCTCGTTCTGCCTCAACTTCCTTCTGAAATGCTGGGAATACCTCTTCTGCTAACAGTTGATCAAAATCCGAGCGAATGCGACGGAGCTGCATCTCTGCTTTGCTCATACGAATAATATGGAGCGGTAGTTTCAACCAAAACGCTGTAGTACTTCGGGTAATATCAGTTTGTACTTGCGCATACATCGCCTGTTGAGGGTTCTGCTTCAAGGCATCGAAATCGTGTGCAAACGGAAAACCCTCGAAGTGGAGTTCCGCCTCACGGTTCAAATTAACGTAAATCCGTCCACAGATTAAGTCAAGAATACCGTTGCTATTCACCCGTTTGCTCGGATGGAACCCTAAACTGCGATACGCTTTACCTAACCCACCAGTACCCGACATAAATTCCTTGACAATCGCCCAAGTCATCGGCAACGGGGCAGGCAACACTTCAGCGATGTTGTGATGACACCAGACCGTACCGTGTGTTTCGGTATGTGCTTCCAGTCTTTGTATTTCCTTTTCACGGAGTTTTTCAACGGATCTCTCATCGGCTCTCGGAGTTGGGTATGTAGGTTCGGAGGATGTGGTAATATAGCGTGCTTGTAACAACACGAACTGCGTATCGGTGAGTGCCCACTCAATATCCATCGGCTTTCCGTAGAAGGTTTCAATTTGCATACCGAGTTGTGTGAGTTCTTTCAGTTGTGCATCCGTTAGGCTCGGAACGTCCTGTTGGTCAGTCAATACCTCACCTACACCGGCAGCAGTTACCATTTCACGTTTTGTAGCAACGTTTTTTTCCAAAACCTCGCGTGTCTCCCGCGATACGTGGAAACTATCAGGCGTAATCGCACCAGAAACGACCGATTCCCCTAACCCCCAATTCGACTCAATGATAGACACATCCGCCCTAAAAGGACTGACTGTGAAAAGCACGCCAGAAACATCTGCCTCACACATCTCTTGGACGACAACCGCCATCGCCAACCCTTCATCGGAGATTCCTTGTGTTTGCCGGTAGGCGATTGCCCGTTCCGACCAGAGCGATGCCCAGCACGCTTTGAGCGCATCTAAGAGGTCATCGGACGCTACATTCAAAAAGGTGTCCTGTTGCCCAGCGAAACTCGCTTCTGCCAAATCCTCCGCCGTCGCACTCGAACGTACGGCGACTGCGCCGGTTTGCAATTGCTCGCGTGCTGTGTGGATTTCCGCGACAAGTTCCGGGGACAACACAACCTCTTTAATCGCGCTCGCATTCTGTTCTGATAGATGCTGAACAGAAGACCGATAGGCATCTGTAGTGATACAAAAACCTTGTGGCACTCGAAACCCTGCGCTCGTTAGTTTTCCGAGATTTAGCCCTTTTCCACCGACATGGGGGAGGTCTGTCTCGTCAATCTCTGAGAAGTGTTTGATAAATTGCATAAGCCAAGATTCGTCTGCAAAGGGTGGAAACCATTGAAAATAGTATAGCAGCACCTAACCGCGTAATGCAAGTGAGTTTAGAGTTTATCTTGACAAAGAAGCAGGCAGGTTAAACACAGAGGCTGGTATAAAACCAGCCTCTAAAGCAAATCTATATCGTCGTCGTCATCACCAGTATGGTCGTCGTCTGTGTCCTATTCATGGCTATGTTCGTCATGTTCGTGTTGGACAACATGATCTTGGGCTTCTTGTTGATTAATCCAATCAACAAAAAGTTGAATCTCGGCAGCGGTTAGCGGATCATGAGGCGGAGGCGGCATTTTGCCTTCAACGATTTCTTCGACAATCTCACTCGCTTCAGCATTTCCCGGAATGAACGCCGGTCCGTGCTCACCTCCGGCTATAAAAGATGCGTAGGTTCTGAAATCCAAACCGTGGGGACCATCAGCAACATGACAGCCAGAGAGCGCACACTTCGCCGTGAGGATAGGCAAAATATTTTGTTCAAAAGCAGCCTCAACGTCAACAGGTTCATGAGTTTCCACATGATCGCGAGTGCAACCCAGTACAGAAAATAATAATCCAATAATGAAAAAAAAATCTTGTATACTTATAGTCATAATATTTACCTCCCTAAGTTAAGGAAAGGATAACATTTAATGACAAAATAGTCAATCAAACTCTTAACGTATACAGTCGCTTAGTTTCCTTCTCAGAGCCATTCAGTTCTGCTTAGCAGGACTTACGCAAAATTGCGTCTCCGCAACGACTATCTTCGGACCGAGATGTGAATTTGACCTGAGTGAGTGGTTTGGTATATCATATCACCAATCTTCTTTTTTATCAAATTTTTGATGTCGGAATTCTATATCTCTTGACAAATCTCCACGAATTGGCTAAACTGAAAAAAGATGTTTCAGAATCTCTCCGAAACCCTCACTTTAATCACTTCCGCTGCCGGGCAGTGGCTCTTTTATTGGAAACGTTGGTTTCCGAAGACCTTCGCACCAAAACGCATTCTCGTTGTCAAACTTGATCATCTCGGAGATGTCCTGTTAGCGACACCGGTGTTTTCCAATCTGAGCCAAGCGTATCCAGATGCTGAACTGCACGCATTGGTCGGTGTGTGGAGCCGCGTTGTTTTGGAGAAACATCCTGATGTTAATAAGGTCCTGGAATACAATTCTCCCGCTTTTTGTCGCACAGGACCACCGACTTCACTAAAACAAACATTCCAACTTTACCGAGCGTTACGCCGTCAAAAATACGACCTGATAGTGGAACTCCGAAATGATTGGCGTATTGTCTGTTTTTCTCTGCTGCGAGTTGCACCGAAACGTCTTGACCGAGCAACGCTGCAATTTGAGAACAAATTGGGATTCGCACGGTTCACCGGAATACACGAAACAACGCGCAACCTTGATGTCTTAGACAAAGCAGGCATTCCAACACCCATAAAGACCACGACCTTCCCGGTAACAGCAGAAAACAAGAAGTGGGCATCCAATTTCCTAACAGCGCATCAAATTGGCGAAGAACGACCGTTAATTGCTATCCATCCAGGTTCCCCGATTCCCTTAAAAAGGTGGGCACCTGAGCGGTATGCAAAACTCGCTGATTGGCTAATTGCACAAAAATGTGCAGAAATTCTGTTTGTCGGTGTGGCAGACGAAATGCCGATAATCACTGAAATCCAACGGCTGATGCAGGCGGAGTCTATCAATATCGCCGGCAAAACAACCCTGACACAGTTGGCATCAATCTTGCACACATGTAATGTGTTTATCGGCAACGATAGCGGTCCGATGCATCTCGCTGCAGCGGTAGGCATCCAGACAATAGGACTCTATGGACCCGGCGATCCAACCCGCTTTGGGCCCGTGGGAGTAAAGTGTCAA
It contains:
- the waaF gene encoding lipopolysaccharide heptosyltransferase II; this encodes MFQNLSETLTLITSAAGQWLFYWKRWFPKTFAPKRILVVKLDHLGDVLLATPVFSNLSQAYPDAELHALVGVWSRVVLEKHPDVNKVLEYNSPAFCRTGPPTSLKQTFQLYRALRRQKYDLIVELRNDWRIVCFSLLRVAPKRLDRATLQFENKLGFARFTGIHETTRNLDVLDKAGIPTPIKTTTFPVTAENKKWASNFLTAHQIGEERPLIAIHPGSPIPLKRWAPERYAKLADWLIAQKCAEILFVGVADEMPIITEIQRLMQAESINIAGKTTLTQLASILHTCNVFIGNDSGPMHLAAAVGIQTIGLYGPGDPTRFGPVGVKCQTIQRKTDCPPCKGAICRFGEDGCMAKIQVADVIQTLENVEYLL
- a CDS encoding PEP-utilizing enzyme gives rise to the protein MQFIKHFSEIDETDLPHVGGKGLNLGKLTSAGFRVPQGFCITTDAYRSSVQHLSEQNASAIKEVVLSPELVAEIHTAREQLQTGAVAVRSSATAEDLAEASFAGQQDTFLNVASDDLLDALKACWASLWSERAIAYRQTQGISDEGLAMAVVVQEMCEADVSGVLFTVSPFRADVSIIESNWGLGESVVSGAITPDSFHVSRETREVLEKNVATKREMVTAAGVGEVLTDQQDVPSLTDAQLKELTQLGMQIETFYGKPMDIEWALTDTQFVLLQARYITTSSEPTYPTPRADERSVEKLREKEIQRLEAHTETHGTVWCHHNIAEVLPAPLPMTWAIVKEFMSGTGGLGKAYRSLGFHPSKRVNSNGILDLICGRIYVNLNREAELHFEGFPFAHDFDALKQNPQQAMYAQVQTDITRSTTAFWLKLPLHIIRMSKAEMQLRRIRSDFDQLLAEEVFPAFQKEVEAERELTYADLSDAELVTKFQTWRAKTLDDFAPKALTATLLAGFSLQRLEAALQKHLNETAAKTLVSRLISRVSGNLTVETNEKLWQVADEDLALTDFLKDYGHRAVDEFELAQPRWREDTTYLEQIIASFQREASDTDAQQEGASHLARQAEQRDAAETELGAILGDKANLRKQIESELDFTRRYMPLRETAKFYLMLGYEQVRRALLELDNRYELNDGIFYLVPEELERLIDNDDFGDIIATRRTERKLMLQIEMPDVIFSDALEQIGAPVSIDPAEMYTGVGVSAGISMGKARVLLTPSDVNPSDRDYILVCPSTDPAWTPLFLHAVGLVMERGGILSHGAVVAREYGVPAVANVPNATQRIADGQMLQIDGNQGTVSIYHETS
- a CDS encoding sulfatase-like hydrolase/transferase yields the protein MVNKFLLISIDCWRYDALSRTNPLFNTPKFDLLTQDFSLAEKFFVAAPATRPSHTSYFTGLYPFEHGVYGQTYLKMFEGIPNLFQLFSDAGYHITGRSERPEVFRFLDFEPFITSVDPDAKAQHLGSLEDLIEHLKQPSDTPQFCFLHFWYTHGGYGMSGIPGAPSLGSLVSRGKTDEALQFYYAAATHILEFKLVEILKQLQLPEWAVFIFGDHGEGICDELIDHGSTLNQNVLHVPLLAHIPGVTDLAFPKPPISAIDLFPTVLNLAGIDVDYHGYGQDLLSPSKFDENRLVLSELDSLYGIGFLSRDNLEMPHHRVTSRTTVDNVEINRYSEGVRLWSLTDGEYLYREDEQTGEFVYRHVLSSEDTACEDPDRFRDAYDDILVNSNYQHLQVQESTAEETEILEGKLRDLGYVE
- a CDS encoding sugar phosphate isomerase/epimerase is translated as MKWALNTYQTCQEWELGRILDTAEATGYHGVELLMDYKQKHGFEWDTPRETWDGLKAQVDASGVVISSLTSCQTFHSENAADREETVRRVTRVIDMAEFMGCDHVRVLGDRYSEENREAVVGYVTDGLKALGTYAGEKNITVSIEMHGSFTDPDSAMEVIEGVNLSNVGFVFNSQFVGCDAGSIEPLFSRVAPHITAVHTHRVEEPATFDLYRQMFQWLDRTGFSGYISNECAYTGPDPEKVLALYVGLFKAFV
- a CDS encoding VWA domain-containing protein; the encoded protein is MLFDAYWDKRQQKRRKIRRALLMSLVLHAVAIGIMSIGYIRWYRPMLPSEPLVSEAIAVTEFRRFHVSSTQKRSMPARGSTPGHAKRSSAANQNTAKLTHSAPPTLSNASIPVLKTDARLPMAETSLREHTTETPAWKTIAAAHAKTPTIAPKPKTSQGQTEANETEGRKSHAQPIDRDARMGEALEGIAESIADGESETAVDLVFLLDISGSMIDNIRAVGRQLRRMVTVFEEKGIDFTLGIVIFRYLERDTIIHPQTRDSEKFKRLLTTHVVAGMGDERAHNAMIKTIRRVDFREGVNRRFVLVTDEFTKGSYTLSEVLKQCYKNNITVDVIGINDMTHRALTTKTGGLWFPIPIQE
- a CDS encoding transcriptional regulator, producing MDIKPIRSEADYETALKTIDQLWDAAQGSPEADQLDVLVTLVEAYEDKHYPIPLPDPIEAILHYMESQGLSEIDLETYLGSHACVSEVLNRKRALSLEMIQKLHKGLGIPADILVQPYAAQIDEVAD